The Rosa rugosa chromosome 3, drRosRugo1.1, whole genome shotgun sequence sequence TGCCTGGCTGTCCTGAGACTTTCGAATTGTCTCAAGGTTCTCAACAAGGACAAGAAGAGGGCCATGGCTTCGACGATTTAGAACGCCATCAGAAGGTTCGGCTCATCGGAGAGGGTGACATCATTGCTATTCCTCCTGGGATTGTCCACTGGGTGCACAACAATGGTAATTCACCCCTTGTTGCCGTTAGTCTTCTCGACACTGGCAACGACCTTAACCAGCTTGACCGAAACCCCAGGGTAAAGGATCTAGCTAGCTAAAGTAAATGTCGCAAATTTATAACATGTCTTACACCATATATATGGTGCAATGATGTAATATATGGACTATCATTCTTTAGGCTAGAATAAtgagcaaaatcaaaaacaaatttCGTCATCTAAATTAATGTGGATTCATTAATATGATATAATGAAATATAATGTACTAAGGGATTTTTATTATTGATATTTTGTAAAGATAATTCTTCAAACTCTCACCTATACATGCACTCTAAATTATGTTTATACATATTATTAGTTAATATTGCATGCTTTCTGTTGCCTTATTCTCGTGTTTTATGTATAAAGAGGTTCTATCTTGCGGGTAACCCAGAAGATGAGTTTAACCAGCACGAAGGAGAAGGCATAAGTCAGCAGAGACGCCATTCGGGTCAGGGATCAAACAACAATAACATCTTCGCAGGCTTTGACGCTAGCCTCCTTGCAGACGCTCTCAATGTAGACATCGAAACTGCCATGAAAGTTCAAGGCCAGAATGATCAAACACGAAGCCAAATCGTGAGAGTGGAGGGAAAATTTGGTTTCCTCCACCCACCAATTAGGTCATCACATGCGCAGCGAACCCAACAGGAACAACAAGATGAGCAGCAGGGACAGCAGGGAAGACATGACAATGGTCTTGGGGAGACATTGTGCAACATTGCTCTAAAAGAGTACCTTGGTGACCCTAGACGTGCGGACATTTACACGCCACAAGCTGGTCGCATCAATATCCTCAACAGCAATGATATGCCTATCCTTAAGCAAATGTCCCTCAGTGCCGAGACCGGTTTCTTGTACAATGCAAGTTCCTACATACATAACATTTTGTTTATGTATTCATTTGCTGTTAGTGTAGTTTAATTGTGATGATAATATGTGGATGTATATGTGTTGCAGAATGCTATCTATAGCCCACATTGGAACCTCTTTGCACATGAAATATTCTACGTGATCAGAGGAAGTGCTAGAGTACAGGTGGTAAATGACAATGGCGAGGCCATATTGGACGATGAGGTCCGCAAGGGTCAGTTGTTTATAGTCCCGCATAACCACGCAGTCTTGCAGAAGGCTGTTGACAATCAGGGATTCGAATACATTGCATTCAAGACGCAGGACAATGCGGTCATCAACACTATGGCTGGCCGGACCTCGGTCTTGAGGGCACTGCCGGATAATGTGCTTGCAAATGCGTACCAAATTTCTCAAGAAGAGGCCAGGGTGCTGAAGTACAAGAGGCAGGAGACTCTTGTATTGAGCTCATCAAGTTCCTCCTATAGTAGTTAGGGCTAGTGCTTATTTTACTTTTCTCTCCTTTTGTTTGTAAGAAAGGGTGACTATTTTCATTAATAAAGGATAGTACAAATGTTAAGTAAGTAATTCATGGACCGGAAGATTTCCTATCACTTGAGCTATTTTCAAGGGTTTCAGTATGGTTCTAG is a genomic window containing:
- the LOC133737751 gene encoding prunin 1 Pru du 6-like — translated: MAKPLQLAIRLCLVLLSFLFHHECLAARPQFESNQQNECQIDQLQAREPDIQIDCEAGRIESWDHYQNDFQCAGVAAQRVTIEPNGLHLPSYTHSPQLMYIVKGWGVMMTALPGCPETFELSQGSQQGQEEGHGFDDLERHQKVRLIGEGDIIAIPPGIVHWVHNNGNSPLVAVSLLDTGNDLNQLDRNPRRFYLAGNPEDEFNQHEGEGISQQRRHSGQGSNNNNIFAGFDASLLADALNVDIETAMKVQGQNDQTRSQIVRVEGKFGFLHPPIRSSHAQRTQQEQQDEQQGQQGRHDNGLGETLCNIALKEYLGDPRRADIYTPQAGRINILNSNDMPILKQMSLSAETGFLYNNAIYSPHWNLFAHEIFYVIRGSARVQVVNDNGEAILDDEVRKGQLFIVPHNHAVLQKAVDNQGFEYIAFKTQDNAVINTMAGRTSVLRALPDNVLANAYQISQEEARVLKYKRQETLVLSSSSSSYSS